The following are encoded in a window of Cryobacterium sp. CG_9.6 genomic DNA:
- the ccsB gene encoding c-type cytochrome biogenesis protein CcsB: MAIYAVAFIAFAIDLAKRSASVDAQTALNDQADAARGTSTSVGGSGRTTTLTRLSARMDNDAASPYGRSASLRIGVSLTILAWALHFAATMMRGIAAERVPWANMYEFAMTGTLLIVTVYLIVLTRLDLRFLGTFVTGLVLVLLGIAALQFYVEVAPLPPALQSAWLVIHVFVASLGTGFFAIGFALSTVQLLQFQRESLVADAKSVRLRFLATLPSATTLENLAYRVNIIGFILWTFTLMAGSVWAEKAWGRYWGWDTKEVWTFIIWVIYAGYIHARATRGWRGSRSAWLAIIGFGAVMFNFGIVNVFFKGLHSYSGL; the protein is encoded by the coding sequence ATGGCTATTTACGCGGTCGCGTTCATCGCGTTCGCCATCGACCTCGCCAAGCGCAGTGCATCCGTTGACGCCCAAACAGCACTGAACGACCAGGCGGATGCCGCGCGCGGCACGTCGACGTCGGTCGGCGGCTCGGGCCGCACCACCACTCTCACCCGGCTCAGTGCCCGCATGGACAACGATGCGGCCAGCCCGTACGGGCGATCGGCGAGCCTGCGGATCGGTGTGTCACTCACGATCCTGGCCTGGGCCCTGCACTTCGCGGCCACCATGATGCGCGGTATCGCGGCCGAGCGGGTGCCGTGGGCCAACATGTACGAGTTCGCCATGACCGGCACTCTGCTCATCGTCACGGTGTACCTGATTGTGCTCACCCGGCTGGACCTCCGCTTCCTGGGCACGTTCGTCACGGGCCTGGTGCTGGTGCTGCTCGGTATTGCCGCGCTGCAGTTCTATGTGGAGGTTGCACCGCTTCCGCCGGCTCTGCAGTCGGCGTGGCTCGTTATTCACGTGTTTGTGGCGTCCCTCGGAACGGGCTTTTTCGCCATCGGCTTCGCGCTCTCAACCGTTCAACTGCTGCAGTTTCAACGCGAGAGCCTCGTGGCCGACGCGAAGAGCGTGCGACTGCGCTTTCTCGCCACTCTTCCCTCCGCGACCACCCTAGAGAACCTCGCCTACCGGGTGAATATCATTGGGTTCATTCTCTGGACGTTCACGCTCATGGCCGGTTCGGTGTGGGCCGAGAAGGCCTGGGGCCGGTACTGGGGTTGGGACACCAAGGAAGTGTGGACCTTCATCATCTGGGTGATCTACGCCGGTTACATTCACGCCCGTGCAACACGCGGCTGGCGTGGATCGCGGTCCGCCTGGCTGGCCATCATCGGCTTCGGTGCCGTGATGTTCAACTTCGGCATCGTGAACGTGTTCTTCAAGGGCCTGCACTCCTACAGCGGCCTGTAA
- a CDS encoding o-succinylbenzoate synthase, which produces MKPSLHELLESARVVSLPVVARFRGIDVREAILVEGPQGWTEFSPFVEYDDAESVDWLRATIDFGWNEAPHALRTSIPVNATIPAVGPDEVAAVLARFPGCRTAKIKVGGLDQTLEDDIARVKMVRTLLGPEGRIRIDANGLWTVDEAEKAIHALNAFDLEYVEQPCASVAELAEIRDRTAYLGVPIAADESVRKTGDPLAVARAGAADILVIKAQPLGGIRAALSIIGQTGLPVVVSSALDTSIGISMGAHLASAVPGLYFDCGLGTASLLLGDVTTEPLVPVNGAIEVRRITPDPALLETYAATPERRDWWLARLERTYALLEA; this is translated from the coding sequence ATGAAGCCCTCACTGCACGAGTTGCTCGAATCCGCACGCGTTGTCTCCCTGCCCGTGGTTGCCCGTTTTCGGGGTATCGACGTGCGAGAGGCGATTCTGGTCGAAGGACCGCAGGGGTGGACCGAATTCTCACCCTTCGTTGAATACGATGACGCAGAATCCGTCGACTGGTTGCGTGCCACCATCGATTTTGGTTGGAACGAGGCTCCGCACGCCCTGCGCACGAGCATCCCCGTGAACGCCACGATTCCCGCCGTCGGCCCCGACGAGGTTGCCGCCGTCCTCGCGCGCTTCCCCGGATGCCGGACCGCGAAGATCAAGGTGGGGGGTCTTGATCAGACCCTTGAGGACGACATCGCCCGGGTCAAGATGGTGCGCACGCTGCTCGGACCGGAAGGACGCATCCGCATCGATGCGAACGGGCTCTGGACCGTGGACGAGGCCGAGAAAGCCATCCACGCGCTCAACGCCTTCGACCTGGAGTACGTCGAGCAGCCGTGTGCGAGCGTGGCCGAGCTCGCCGAGATTCGGGACCGCACCGCGTATCTCGGCGTGCCCATTGCCGCCGACGAGAGTGTGCGAAAGACGGGCGACCCGCTTGCGGTAGCCCGGGCCGGTGCCGCCGACATTCTGGTGATCAAGGCGCAGCCCCTCGGTGGCATCCGCGCCGCGTTGTCGATCATTGGTCAGACCGGTTTGCCCGTGGTGGTCTCGAGCGCCCTCGACACCTCGATCGGTATCTCCATGGGAGCTCACCTGGCCTCAGCCGTGCCCGGTCTCTACTTCGATTGCGGCCTCGGTACCGCCTCATTGCTGCTCGGTGACGTAACGACGGAGCCGCTGGTGCCGGTCAACGGTGCCATCGAGGTGCGCCGGATCACGCCCGACCCGGCCCTCCTCGAAACGTATGCCGCCACACCGGAGCGCCGCGACTGGTGGCTCGCGCGTCTCGAGCGCACCTACGCTCTGCTCGAGGCCTAA